Genomic DNA from Zonotrichia albicollis isolate bZonAlb1 chromosome 25, bZonAlb1.hap1, whole genome shotgun sequence:
AGCCTTGGCAAGGATGTCTTTGCTAGCGGCTTCTCCGGGCGAGCTACCCGGGACGGGCCAGGGAGCCGCTGCCCACTGCGGAGCTCCGCCGTGACGGACCCGCCGGACCGGGCCCGGACGGCGCCGGCTCCCGGCAGCTCCCGCGCTCGCGCATGCGCGGCCAGGGCCGCACCACCGGCCCCGCGCTTGGGGGGAGCACGGCTCTGAGAGCTGCCGTCGTCGTCGCCGGTTCCGAGAACGCCCCGGCCGATCTCCGGCTGTAAGCGACCGGCGCCCGCTGGGGGACGGCCGGGGCTCCACGCTCTCCCGCGTTCCGAGCGCCCCGCCGGAGTTCGCTGCCCCCCTCGGCCACCTGGAATGGTTCGgcccgcggcccggcccggcctctgAGGAGCCGCGGCCGCCATTTTGTGCGGTGGCGGGTAGAGTGCGGTGGAGGGGGTGTTGAGGAGTTTTTGGGGACGTCGCTCCCTTTCCTGGCTggtgagcggggccggggggcgcTGGGGTGGGTGGAGCCGCATCCGGAGGTTGTGGGCTCGGGCGGGTCCGGCAGGCCGCGAGGccggcaggggctgtgctcccgGCTCCGCGGAGCTAGCCCATGGCGCCCCTGGGAATTTCCGTCGTGCTCGGGGACTAAGTCGCTGTTTGTACCTCCATAGCTCCAGCACAGGCCGAGGTTTACAGCAGGCCCGGAGGCTTTAGTGTTAATGAATAGCGCGTTTCGGGGCCCCCTGTTGTGTAATAAAGAGAGATTCGTGCCTCAGGCCGAAGAAGATGAAAGCCAAGTCGGGGGGATAGGGTGATCGCTTACgccttctctttcccttttgTACTTCAGTAACTTCCAGCGAAGATGTCGGAGTATATCCGGGTGACGGAGGACGAGAACGATGAGCCCATCGAAATCCCGTCGGAGGACGACGGCACGGTGCTGTTGTCCACGGTGACGGCGCAGTTCCCCGGGGCGTGCGGGCTGCGCTACAGAAACCCGGTGTCGCAGTGCATGCGAGGAGTCCGGCTGGTCGAGGGCATCCTGCACGCCCCCGAGGCCGGCTGGGGAAACCTCGTCTACGTCGTGAATTATCCCAAAGGTTTGTCCTCGTGGCTTCGGTTCTCCCTTCTGGGCTGCTTTCTTTAAGGTCCTATGTTGTCTTTAAGCAACATGTTACTCTTTAACTTTCCAGTTCCCAGTGATTTATTCAGGTGTCTGTTCTGCCGAGTAGGTCTGATTCCAttgagttttttatttttttaactaccTAAACAAGTACTTTAAAGACAAAGTCTTGCATTATCCTTGAAGGCTAGTCTTGTATAGGCCTTCAAAGGGTACTATTTGAAGTGTACTGTAATCTCTGTACTCACAGACACTTTTCCTCAAGGCACGGTTTAGTCAGAGGTACCATTCAGAAGTGTTCAGGAAAGGAGAAACCTGACCACCCTGCtccaccccccaaaaaagagGGGAAGGAAATAAATTGCTAGTGAAGTAGTCTTGTTAAATGTTTTCCCCACCTTATAGTGGGGAAAACATGAAATTTTTCCAACCTTATGTGAATGTTGCTGGATAATTCTCAAGTAAACTAATGCAGTACTAACTAGGTCAATTTGCTTTTTGGAGGAGCATTCAATTGTGGACTAGCTTTGGTTCAGGACAGTCAGATATGTGTTCCATTTAGCTCTCAACAGCTGGTGTACTCTTCCTCATCACGGTTTCTGATTTAACCCCATGCAGTTCATAGTCACTGGGTCAATTTCCAGCTCTGAGGATGTCTAATGTACTTTTTTATATTCAGATAATAAGAGAAAAATGGATGAAACCGATGCATCATCAGCTGTGAAAGTGAAGCGAGCAGTGCAGAAGACTTCAGATTTAATAGTCTTGGGTCTTCCCTGGAAAACCACTGAACAAGACTTAAAGGAATATTTCAGTACCTTTGGAGAAGTTCTGATGGTGCAGGTAAAATCCATTTGCAGCTCAAGTAAGGAGGGACTTTGGGTAGATATCAGGCTCCTGAGAAAGCAGTAGAAACAAAGAAGCTTTAAAAATTCGGACAAGATCAGAACCTGTGTCTCTTCCTAaggatgtcttttttttttccatgagccTGTTAATTTTGGGAGAAGATGTTAAGGAATTAGAGGTTGCTGTGATAAGAATGGTTGGAAGACAGGTGAACTCTCAAACAGATTTTTACCAAATTCATTCAGTAACAACATGCTTCATACTAGTGGTTActtctggtttttgttttttttcccacctAGGTTAAGAAGGACATTAAAACAGGCCACTCaaaaggttttgggtttgttcgGTTCACGGATTACGAAACCCAAGTGAAAGTAATGTCTCAGCGTCACATGATCGATGGAAGATGGTGTGACTGTAAACTTCCCAACTCTAAGGTACTTTGGGATTTACCACTGCTTTTATTTGTACCAAACACTCCAAGTGCACCTCTCCATCAGCTGTGCACAGATTAACTGTCCGCTCTTGGATGTGGCTTTACTGTGAATGAGCAGAACAAGCGAGAGCAAGGAAGGAAAACAGGGAGCAGGTGGGTGAGCTGGAAGTAATTTGAAATGTTGGGAAAATCACTCATTATGTGAGGGAATGAAACACAGATAGAAATCTGTGTTTGATGTCCAGCAATACCTGCCTGACTTGCCTGTTGCATGAATAAATGCAGAATAAAGCAGATGGAATCGCTAATTTGGGGAAGAGCAGAACAAGTCTTTGAGTTCCAAACTGAACCTATAGCTTCTATTCTTGTCTCTGTGTGCAATTATCACAAAAAAGTGTTCTGCAGTGGCCTTGTCACCATCCCTGTGTTGCTCCCATGCTCATTTTCTTGTGGTTCTTCCCCCCCACCTTTACCAAGGTGCAGCCATGTCCTTGGaatagcatttttaaaatatacttaTTTTAAGTCTTAAATTTACAATCTCAAAGTTTGTTCCATCAGCAGCTGTCAGATCAGGCTAGATTAAGAGTGTCATTTCCCATCCTGTGACTCAGTTCTCGAGGACTGTAGTTGTGATGGTTTTTGCCTTCAATTCTCTCCAGCAAAGTCCTGACGAGCCCTTGCGCAGCAGGAAGGTGTTTGTTGGGCGCTGCACCGAGGACATGACGGCAGATGAACTCCGACAGTTCTTTGCCCAGTATGGGGAGGTGGTAGATGTCTTCATTCCTAAACCCTTCCGAGCTTTTGCTTTTGTTACGTTTGCAGATGATCAGGTAAGTCCTAAAACATTTTAACTTCACAGACTATATTTTAGTAGCGTGATAAAGTGTAATTTCTGGAACTGCACATGAAATGCTTACTTGTCCACTGTCTGATTTATTGAATGGGCTGAGAGTACACTTTCAGATGCAGCTGTGCAGACAGGACTTTGTACTACAGTTAGTGTAGTGACGAATGCAAAGCTAAATCACTTCAAATTGAATTAAGTACGTGCATATGCTTTCTTTGCAGGATAAATATCTGGTCAGAATTGTAGGGggtgttttgtgttttgtcttGTACTGCtaacatttttgaaaaaaaaggaCATCTAACATACATTTAATCAATCCCTTATTTCTTATAGGTTGCCCAGTCTCTTTGTGGAGAGGACTTGATCATTAAAGGAATCAGCGTACATATATCCAATGCTGAACCTAAACACAATAGCAGTAGACAGTTAGAGAGAGGTGGAAGATTTGGTGGTAACCCAGGAGGCTTTGGGAATCAGGGGGGATTTGGTAACAGTAGAGGAGGTGGGGGAGGACTGGGCAACAACCAGGGCAGCAACATGGGCGGGGGTATGAACTTCGGGGCCTTTAGCATCAACCCTGCCATGATGGCAGCAGCGCAGGccgccctgcagagcagctgggggatGATGGGCATGCTGGCCAGCCAGCAGAACCAGTCAGGGCCCTCGGGGAACAACCAGCCTCAGGGCAACATGCAGCGGGAGCAGAACCAGGGCTTTAGTTCAGGCAACAACTCATACGGAGGGTCCAACTCGGGGGCAGCGATAGGCTGGGGCTCAGCCTCCAACCCCGGCTCCAGC
This window encodes:
- the TARDBP gene encoding TAR DNA-binding protein 43, whose product is MSEYIRVTEDENDEPIEIPSEDDGTVLLSTVTAQFPGACGLRYRNPVSQCMRGVRLVEGILHAPEAGWGNLVYVVNYPKDNKRKMDETDASSAVKVKRAVQKTSDLIVLGLPWKTTEQDLKEYFSTFGEVLMVQVKKDIKTGHSKGFGFVRFTDYETQVKVMSQRHMIDGRWCDCKLPNSKQSPDEPLRSRKVFVGRCTEDMTADELRQFFAQYGEVVDVFIPKPFRAFAFVTFADDQVAQSLCGEDLIIKGISVHISNAEPKHNSSRQLERGGRFGGNPGGFGNQGGFGNSRGGGGGLGNNQGSNMGGGMNFGAFSINPAMMAAAQAALQSSWGMMGMLASQQNQSGPSGNNQPQGNMQREQNQGFSSGNNSYGGSNSGAAIGWGSASNPGSSSGFNGGFGSSMDSKSSGWGM